The segment AGTAAAGCTGAAACCATGCTGGCACGACCAGCCTTGCCATGCGGGTCAGAAATGGCCCCGGAACCGCGGAAAATAAACCGAACAGATGTTAGGGGGATCGAATGATCTCTTACAAGCCATGCCTTAATGCCACTCGGACTCCTGACTTCCTCAATAGCTGTGGCATTTGCATTGCTATAAAAATGAACGAGAACAAGTAACATTTGGAAAAGCAACCGCAAAAACACTAGTCTTGCCTCACTCTTTTTTCTGAGAGTAACAGTCCGGTCACTGACCCAGGTCGGCCAAAAACCATTCTAATTACGCGATTCACATCATCATTCGTAACCGACGTAAGTCGTTGAGGCCACTGCTCAACATAATCTGCGCTTAGCCCTATAGCGAGCGCTCTTCCAAGAATAACAGCTGGTCCATACAAACCGTCTCGGGCAAAAATCGCTGCATCTTGGAGGCGTGTGACTGCCATAGATACCTCTTCTTCGGAAACCCCTTTCTCTATTAGATCCAAAATTAACTTCTCCATTGCTCTCTCAACATCGAGAATTGATTTTCCGGGAAGAGGCGTAGCAAAAAACGAAAATACACCCGGGCCACGTGTTTCCCCATCATACCAGGCTCCAGCACTTGCCGCGATTTTTTGTTCAACAACGATAGACTGATAGATTCGGCTTGAGGTACCACCCCCAATAATCTCTGAAAGTATTTCCAATGCGCGCGCTGAACTGGCATCCTGCATAACTCCAGGCGTGATAAATTTTTTGAGCCATTGCGGCTGCCTGACCTGTTTATGCCTAAGTGTTATTCGACGATCGCTCTTGTGACGCGGCTCCACCCATTTCACTCGTTGTGGTAATTTTTTTGATGGAATACCACCGTAATATTTTTTTGCTAATCCCAACACATCAGAAGCATTTACATCACCAGCTATGACCAAGATAGCGTTGTTGGGGGCGTACCATTTGTTGTAGAAAGCCAATAGGTTGGATCGCGAAATAGATTCTATCTCGTGCCTCCATCCAATTATGGGTCTCCGATATGGATGATTTAGGTAAAAGGCTGCATTAACTTCTTCGCTGAGTAATGCGCTGGGATTATTTTCAACCCTTGTATTCCGCTCTTCTAAAACCACTTGGCGTTCTGGTTCAATATCGTCCTGAGTCAAAGTAAGATTACACATTCTATCCGACTCTATTTGCATCATAATCTCAAGTCGGTCCGATGAGAACGACTGGTGATAACCAGTATAGTCCCTGCTAGTGAAAGCATTCTCTTGTCCGCCATTCCGAGCCACAATTTTTGAGAACTCTCCCGGTGCAAGATTCTTTGTTCCTTTAAACATCAGATGCTCCAGAAAATGAGCAATTCCAGTCTGGCCAGGGGGCTCATCCATGGCGCCAACCTTGTACATTACAAGCTGAGTAACAAGCGGGGCACGGTGATTTGAAATCACAACAACCTTCAACCCATTGGCAAGTTTGAACAACTGTGGTTTGAATACTTCGGCTCGAGTAGCCCCAGCGAAAAATAAAAACGTTAGACCGGTTAAAATGCAGGTCTGCTTAAAAAATAACCATAGATAGATGAGCACCACCAAACCCCAATAAGCTTATTTTTTCTTGGTGAGAGTTGACCCGTCGGTCGGTTTTTTACCTAAAGCTTCATTGCGCCGG is part of the Pseudomonadota bacterium genome and harbors:
- a CDS encoding pitrilysin family protein — translated: MISNHRAPLVTQLVMYKVGAMDEPPGQTGIAHFLEHLMFKGTKNLAPGEFSKIVARNGGQENAFTSRDYTGYHQSFSSDRLEIMMQIESDRMCNLTLTQDDIEPERQVVLEERNTRVENNPSALLSEEVNAAFYLNHPYRRPIIGWRHEIESISRSNLLAFYNKWYAPNNAILVIAGDVNASDVLGLAKKYYGGIPSKKLPQRVKWVEPRHKSDRRITLRHKQVRQPQWLKKFITPGVMQDASSARALEILSEIIGGGTSSRIYQSIVVEQKIAASAGAWYDGETRGPGVFSFFATPLPGKSILDVERAMEKLILDLIEKGVSEEEVSMAVTRLQDAAIFARDGLYGPAVILGRALAIGLSADYVEQWPQRLTSVTNDDVNRVIRMVFGRPGSVTGLLLSEKRVRQD